From the Lolium rigidum isolate FL_2022 chromosome 2, APGP_CSIRO_Lrig_0.1, whole genome shotgun sequence genome, one window contains:
- the LOC124693009 gene encoding aspartyl protease family protein At5g10770-like isoform X2 translates to MAPSPLLLAAFSLLFAVATPIRDITDACSSQVQDFEHLNGTALHLPLHHPRGPCSPAAVPSDLPFSAVLTHDAARISSFAARLAKTPSSSAARPVTTTSASSLYRPDSSLASVPLTPGTSFGVGNYVTRMGLGTPAKPYVMVVDTGSSLTWLQCSPCRISCHRQSGPVFDPKTSSSYSSVSCSTPQCTDLSTATLNPAACSSSDVCIYQASYGDSSFSVGYLSKDTVSFGSNSVPNFYYGCGQDNEGLFGQSAGLMGLARNKLSLLYQLAPTLGYSFSYCLPSSSSSGYLSIGSYNPGQYSYTPMVASNLDDSLYFIKLSGMTVAGKPLSVSSSEYSSLPTIIDSGTVITRLPTSVYTALSKAVAGGMKGTKRADAYSILDTCFIGQASQLRAPAVTMDFAGGASLKLKAQNLLVDVDSSTTCLAFAPARSAAIIGNTQQQSFSVVYDVKSNKIGFAAGGCK, encoded by the exons ATGGCCCCGTCTCCCCTTCTCCTGGCTGCCTTCTCCCTGCTCTTCGCGGTGGCGACTCCTATCAGGGATATCACTGACGCCTGCTCGTCGCAAGTGCAGG ATTTCGAGCACCTGAACGGCACCGCCCTGCACCTCCCGCTGCACCACCCGCGCGGGCCCTGCTCGCCGGCGGCGGTCCCGTCCGACCTCCCCTTCTCGGCGGTGCTCACCCACGATGCCGCCCGCATCTCCTCCTTCGCGGCGCGCCTCGCCAAGACGCCGTCCTCCTCCGCGGCGCGCCCGGTCACCACCACATCGGCCTCCTCGCTCTACCGCCCCGACAGCTCCCTCGCGTCCGTGCCGCTCACGCCCGGCACCTCCTTCGGCGTGGGCAACTACGTGACCCGCATGGGGCTGGGCACGCCGGCCAAGCCGTACGTCATGGTGGTCGACACCGGCTCCTCCCTCACCTGGCTGCAGTGCTCCCCGTGCCGTATCTCCTGCCACCGCCAGTCCGGCCCGGTGTTCGACCCCAAGACCTCCAGCTCCTACTCCTCCGTCTCCTGCTCCACGCCGCAGTGCACCGACCTCTCCACCGCCACGCTCAACCCggccgcctgctcctcctccgacgtctgcatctaccaggccagctaCGGCGACAGCTCCTTCTCCGTTGGCTACCTCAGCAAGGACACCGTCTCCTTCGGCTCCAACTCCGTCCCCAACTTCTACTACGGCTGCGGCCAGGACAACGAGGGTCTCTTCGGCCAATCCGCGGGCCTCATGGGCCTCGCCCGCAACAAGCTGTCCCTGCTCTACCAGCTCGCGCCCACCCTCGGCTACTCCTTCTCCTACTGcctcccgtcctcctcctcctccgggtaccTCTCCATCGGCTCCTACAACCCCGGCCAGTACTCCTACACGCCCATGGTGGCCAGCAACCTCGACGACTCGCTCTACTTCATCAAGCTCTCCGGGATGACCGTCGCCGGGAAGCCACTCTCTGTGTCCTCGTCCGAGTACTCCAGCCTACCCACCATCATCGACTCCGGCACCGTCATCACGCGCCTGCCCACCAGCGTCTACACCGCGCTCAGCAAGGCCGTGGCGGGGGGCATGAAGGGCACCAAGCGCGCCGACGCCTACTCCATCCTCGACACCTGCTTCATCGGCCAGGCGTCGCAGCTGCGCGCCCCGGCTGTCACCATGGATTTCGCCGGCGGCGCGTCGCTCAAGCTCAAGGCGCAGAACCTGCTCGTCGACGTCGACAGCTCCACCACCTGCCTGGCCTTCGCGCCCGCCAGGAGCGCCGCCATCATCGGCAACACGCAGCAGCAGTCCTTCAGCGTCGTCTACGACGTCAAGAGCAACAAGATCGGCTTCGCGGCAGGCGGATGCAAGTAA
- the LOC124693009 gene encoding aspartyl protease family protein At5g10770-like isoform X1: MAPSPLLLAAFSLLFAVATPIRDITDACSSQVQAADFEHLNGTALHLPLHHPRGPCSPAAVPSDLPFSAVLTHDAARISSFAARLAKTPSSSAARPVTTTSASSLYRPDSSLASVPLTPGTSFGVGNYVTRMGLGTPAKPYVMVVDTGSSLTWLQCSPCRISCHRQSGPVFDPKTSSSYSSVSCSTPQCTDLSTATLNPAACSSSDVCIYQASYGDSSFSVGYLSKDTVSFGSNSVPNFYYGCGQDNEGLFGQSAGLMGLARNKLSLLYQLAPTLGYSFSYCLPSSSSSGYLSIGSYNPGQYSYTPMVASNLDDSLYFIKLSGMTVAGKPLSVSSSEYSSLPTIIDSGTVITRLPTSVYTALSKAVAGGMKGTKRADAYSILDTCFIGQASQLRAPAVTMDFAGGASLKLKAQNLLVDVDSSTTCLAFAPARSAAIIGNTQQQSFSVVYDVKSNKIGFAAGGCK; the protein is encoded by the exons ATGGCCCCGTCTCCCCTTCTCCTGGCTGCCTTCTCCCTGCTCTTCGCGGTGGCGACTCCTATCAGGGATATCACTGACGCCTGCTCGTCGCAAGTGCAGG CTGCAGATTTCGAGCACCTGAACGGCACCGCCCTGCACCTCCCGCTGCACCACCCGCGCGGGCCCTGCTCGCCGGCGGCGGTCCCGTCCGACCTCCCCTTCTCGGCGGTGCTCACCCACGATGCCGCCCGCATCTCCTCCTTCGCGGCGCGCCTCGCCAAGACGCCGTCCTCCTCCGCGGCGCGCCCGGTCACCACCACATCGGCCTCCTCGCTCTACCGCCCCGACAGCTCCCTCGCGTCCGTGCCGCTCACGCCCGGCACCTCCTTCGGCGTGGGCAACTACGTGACCCGCATGGGGCTGGGCACGCCGGCCAAGCCGTACGTCATGGTGGTCGACACCGGCTCCTCCCTCACCTGGCTGCAGTGCTCCCCGTGCCGTATCTCCTGCCACCGCCAGTCCGGCCCGGTGTTCGACCCCAAGACCTCCAGCTCCTACTCCTCCGTCTCCTGCTCCACGCCGCAGTGCACCGACCTCTCCACCGCCACGCTCAACCCggccgcctgctcctcctccgacgtctgcatctaccaggccagctaCGGCGACAGCTCCTTCTCCGTTGGCTACCTCAGCAAGGACACCGTCTCCTTCGGCTCCAACTCCGTCCCCAACTTCTACTACGGCTGCGGCCAGGACAACGAGGGTCTCTTCGGCCAATCCGCGGGCCTCATGGGCCTCGCCCGCAACAAGCTGTCCCTGCTCTACCAGCTCGCGCCCACCCTCGGCTACTCCTTCTCCTACTGcctcccgtcctcctcctcctccgggtaccTCTCCATCGGCTCCTACAACCCCGGCCAGTACTCCTACACGCCCATGGTGGCCAGCAACCTCGACGACTCGCTCTACTTCATCAAGCTCTCCGGGATGACCGTCGCCGGGAAGCCACTCTCTGTGTCCTCGTCCGAGTACTCCAGCCTACCCACCATCATCGACTCCGGCACCGTCATCACGCGCCTGCCCACCAGCGTCTACACCGCGCTCAGCAAGGCCGTGGCGGGGGGCATGAAGGGCACCAAGCGCGCCGACGCCTACTCCATCCTCGACACCTGCTTCATCGGCCAGGCGTCGCAGCTGCGCGCCCCGGCTGTCACCATGGATTTCGCCGGCGGCGCGTCGCTCAAGCTCAAGGCGCAGAACCTGCTCGTCGACGTCGACAGCTCCACCACCTGCCTGGCCTTCGCGCCCGCCAGGAGCGCCGCCATCATCGGCAACACGCAGCAGCAGTCCTTCAGCGTCGTCTACGACGTCAAGAGCAACAAGATCGGCTTCGCGGCAGGCGGATGCAAGTAA